Proteins encoded by one window of Homoserinimonas aerilata:
- the rplB gene encoding 50S ribosomal protein L2, translating into MAIRKYKPTTPGRRGSSVADFAEITRSTPEKSLLRPLPKTGGRNNSGRITTRHIGGGHKRQYRVIDFRRNDKDGVNAKVAHIEYDPNRTARIALLHYLDGTKRYIIAPEKLKQGDIVESGAGADIKPGNNLPLRNIPVGTVIHAIELKPGGGAKIARSAGSSVRLVAKDGPYAQLRMPSGEIRNVDARCRATIGEVGNAEQSNINWGKAGRMRWKGVRPTVRGVAMNPVDHPHGGGEGKTSGGRHPVSPWGQSEGRTRKSKLESDKLIVRRRTVGKKRK; encoded by the coding sequence ATGGCAATTCGTAAGTACAAGCCCACGACCCCGGGTCGTCGCGGTTCCTCGGTGGCAGATTTCGCCGAGATCACGCGGTCGACTCCCGAGAAGTCGCTGCTGCGCCCCCTGCCCAAGACGGGTGGCCGCAACAACTCCGGTCGCATCACGACGCGTCACATCGGTGGTGGCCACAAGCGCCAGTACCGCGTGATCGACTTCCGTCGCAATGACAAGGACGGCGTCAACGCCAAGGTCGCTCACATCGAGTACGACCCCAACCGCACCGCCCGTATCGCGCTGCTGCACTACCTTGACGGCACGAAGCGTTACATCATCGCGCCGGAGAAGCTCAAGCAGGGCGACATCGTCGAGTCGGGTGCTGGCGCGGACATCAAGCCGGGCAACAACCTGCCGCTGCGCAACATCCCGGTCGGTACCGTCATTCACGCGATCGAGCTCAAGCCGGGCGGCGGCGCCAAGATCGCCCGCTCCGCTGGTTCTTCGGTGCGTCTCGTCGCGAAGGATGGCCCCTACGCCCAGCTGCGTATGCCGTCCGGCGAGATCCGCAACGTGGATGCTCGCTGCCGCGCCACGATCGGCGAGGTCGGCAACGCCGAGCAGTCGAACATCAACTGGGGCAAGGCCGGCCGTATGCGCTGGAAGGGCGTTCGCCCGACAGTCCGTGGTGTCGCCATGAACCCGGTCGACCACCCGCACGGTGGTGGTGAGGGCAAGACGTCCGGTGGTCGTCACCCCGTCAGCCCGTGGGGCCAGTCCGAGGGTCGCACCCGCAAGTCAAAGCTCGAGAGCGACAAGCTCATCGTTCGTCGCCGCACTGTCGGCAAGAAGCGCAAGTAG
- the rplW gene encoding 50S ribosomal protein L23 → MSATYKDPRDVIIAPVVSEKSYSLIDQGKYTFEVDPRSNKTEIKLAIEKIFSVQVASINTLNKQGKTRRTKFGTGKRKNTKRAIVTLKAGSIDIFTAVG, encoded by the coding sequence ATGAGCGCCACGTACAAGGACCCGCGCGACGTCATCATCGCCCCGGTCGTCTCCGAGAAGAGCTACAGCCTGATCGATCAGGGCAAGTACACCTTCGAGGTGGACCCCCGTTCGAACAAGACCGAGATCAAGCTCGCCATTGAGAAGATCTTCAGCGTGCAGGTCGCGTCGATCAACACTCTCAACAAGCAGGGCAAGACCCGTCGTACCAAGTTCGGTACTGGTAAGCGCAAGAACACCAAGCGCGCCATCGTGACGCTCAAGGCCGGTTCCATCGACATCTTCACGGCTGTCGGCTAG